In Gimesia panareensis, the genomic window TGGTCTTGATCAGGAGGAGTTCCCCCTCGGGGGAGTTTTTGGCTCGGGGCATACAATCAGTATAACCGTCAGCCTGAGCGCAAAATAGCCTGTTTCAGGGATCAGATCAATCTTTCTATCTTTTCCATACCCACTCATGGCCGAAGTTAGAGGTGGTTGTTTACGTAGAAAATTTTGACCAGTTTTCTCAGTTTGACATGCGGGACGGGATATCCGCTGCTGTGAAACCTGGTCTGAGTGATTGAGATTAGATCCATGAAATTCGACATAGTGATTATCGGAAGCGGTCCTGCCGGTCAGAAGGCAGCGATTGCCGCCTCCAAATTAGGAAAACGGGTTGCCATCATTGAACGCAACTTTCGTGGCATGGGGGGCGTCTGTCTGCATAAAGGGACAATCCCTTCCAAGACGATGCGCGAAGCCATTTTATATTTAACCGGGTATCGGCACCGAGACGTCTACAGCAAATGGTATCGCCGCAAGCGACGTGTCACGATGCAGGATCTGCGGTTGAAACTGGCGGATGTCGCAGAGCACGAACTGGAAATCATTCACGATCAGCTTGAGCGGAACGGCGTAGATATCTTTATCGGAGAGGCCCAGTTTGTCAGCCCGCATGAGGTCGCTGTCGACGGTGAGACCGGGCGGAAGGTTCTCTATGGTGATTATGTTCTGGTCGCGACTGGTACCAAACCCTCCCGTCCGCCACATATTCCCTTTGATGGTAAAACGATTTTTGACTCTGACGAAATTATCGATCTGAAACAGATTCCCCGTTCGATGATCGTCGTTGGCGGCGGTGTGATCGGGATTGAATACGCGATCATGTTCGCCACGCTGGGAGTGGAAGTAACTGTCCTTGACGGACGGGAACGCCTGCTGGAATTCTGTGACCGGGAAATTATCGATGCGCTGATTCACCATGCCCGCTCGCTGGGAATGGTCTTTCGCATGGGCGAAGAAGTGGTTGGCATCGAACGATTTTCCGATTCGATGGCAGCAGTACAGACCGAAAGTGGTAAGCGACTGGTGGCAGATTCGGTATTGTATACCGTCGGACGTGTAGGAGATGCAGACGAATTGAATTTCCAGGCCGCGGGCCTCGAACCGGATGAGCGTGGTCGGCTGTGGTGCAATGAAGACCATCAGACCTGGGTGCCTCACATTTATGGTGCGGGTGACATTGTCGGTTTCCCTGCGCTGGCGAGCGTTTCCATGGAGCAGGGCCGGCGCGTGATTTGTAATGCCTTTAATGAACCGTTTGAAGCATTCGATCTGATGCCTTACGGCCTGTTCACAATCCCGGAAATTTCGATGGTCGGGAAAACAGAACAGCAGTTGACTGAGGCACATATTCCCTACGAAGTGGGAGCGGCCCGCTACCGGGAAATTGCCCGCGGGCAGATCTCAGGCGACCGGGACGGAATGTTGAAAATCCTGTTCCACAGGGAAACTCTTAAAATATTGGGGATCCATGCGATCGGAGAAGCCGCGACGGAAATCGTGCATATCGGGCAGACCGTAATGTCGTTTGGTGGCACCATTGAATATTTCCGGAACGCGGTCTTCAACTATCCGACTATGGCAGAATGTTACAAAGTGGCTGCGTTTGATGCCCTGGAAAAAATGAGTCTGGATCGTCTGTTTGAAGAGTCGAAATCTTCCAAGGCGGCTTCAAAACAGATGGCGGATAGCAGTCAGGATACGCAGGACGAAACTGCAATCGAGAAAGTTCTTACGAAAAACAGGTGAGGCTGAAAAAGGAAACCTTTCTGAACCAGTTTAGGCGCTCCGTAACCGCTTGAGCGCCTGGTGGAAATCATCAGGCGCTCCCGCGGAGATCTTCATTTTTAATCCTGTGACCGGATGCGCAAACTCGATCTGTTCAGCATGCAGTGCCTGTCGGGAAATCAACTGCCGGTCCGTTTCCAGTCGCTCATCATTGCCATAAAAGTCGTCGGCGATAATGGGATAGCCGAGGTCAGCCAGGTGCACGCGAATCTGATGCAGGCGACCGGTTTGCGGAAAAGCACGGACCAGAGAGTAACCGGCGAATCGCTCCAGGACTTCAAAGCGGGTATAGGCGGATTTGGCTTTCTTCGCCTGTGGGTGAGTCGACATACAGACGCCGGCCTGGGTGGGATGCTCTCCGATGGCGGCGTCATTCTCGAAGTGGTCGTCTTTGGGTTGATCGCGGATGATTGCCAGGTAGGCTTTACTGACGCGGTTCTGCTGGAACTGAATTGAGAGGCTGCGGTGTCCCAGGTGCTCCTTGGCGACGATCAGGATACCGCTGGTGAACTGATCCAGGCGATGCACGATGCCCGGGCGGAGCAGGCTGCGGACGCCGGTCTGCTGATCCAGGTAGTGCTGCAGTGCATTCGCGACGGTTCCGGAGTGAATATTTCCCGCGGGGTGCGCGATCATCGCCGGTGGTTTGTTGACGATCATCAGCCACGCGTCTTCGTAGAGCATCTCCAGCGGCAAAGGCTCGGGTTGATAGGTTTTATCCGGCGGCTCTGCGAGGAGAATACTGATCTGCTGCCCGCGAAAGACGCGTTGCAACGGTTCGGCAGGGATGCCATTGACTTTGGCAAACCCTGCCTGAACGATGCGTTGCAGACGATGCGTCGAATAATTTCTGAAATGACGGCTGAGAAACCGATCGATGCGGGCACCATCCAGGTAATCCTCGACAATCAGATCGGTTTCGTAGGCTGGCTCCATCAGTTCTGTGATCAGGCTTTCGCCAGATCACGGAGAACTTTGTGCAGAATTCCGCCGTTACGGTAGTACTCGACTTCGACGGGGGTATCGACACGACACTGCACGGTAAACAGGACCTGTGTGCCATCCTCTTTGGTGGCGGTCACGCGGATCGCCTGGCCGGGCTTCAGGTTGTCGTCCAGTTCAATGTCATAAGTTTCGGTGCCGTCCAGACCGAGTTCTTCGCGGCATTCGCCTTCACGAAACTGCAGCGGCAGTACGCCCATGCCGACCAGGTTGGAACGGTGAATCCGCTCGAACGAAGTCGCGAT contains:
- the sthA gene encoding Si-specific NAD(P)(+) transhydrogenase — translated: MKFDIVIIGSGPAGQKAAIAASKLGKRVAIIERNFRGMGGVCLHKGTIPSKTMREAILYLTGYRHRDVYSKWYRRKRRVTMQDLRLKLADVAEHELEIIHDQLERNGVDIFIGEAQFVSPHEVAVDGETGRKVLYGDYVLVATGTKPSRPPHIPFDGKTIFDSDEIIDLKQIPRSMIVVGGGVIGIEYAIMFATLGVEVTVLDGRERLLEFCDREIIDALIHHARSLGMVFRMGEEVVGIERFSDSMAAVQTESGKRLVADSVLYTVGRVGDADELNFQAAGLEPDERGRLWCNEDHQTWVPHIYGAGDIVGFPALASVSMEQGRRVICNAFNEPFEAFDLMPYGLFTIPEISMVGKTEQQLTEAHIPYEVGAARYREIARGQISGDRDGMLKILFHRETLKILGIHAIGEAATEIVHIGQTVMSFGGTIEYFRNAVFNYPTMAECYKVAAFDALEKMSLDRLFEESKSSKAASKQMADSSQDTQDETAIEKVLTKNR
- a CDS encoding RluA family pseudouridine synthase: MEPAYETDLIVEDYLDGARIDRFLSRHFRNYSTHRLQRIVQAGFAKVNGIPAEPLQRVFRGQQISILLAEPPDKTYQPEPLPLEMLYEDAWLMIVNKPPAMIAHPAGNIHSGTVANALQHYLDQQTGVRSLLRPGIVHRLDQFTSGILIVAKEHLGHRSLSIQFQQNRVSKAYLAIIRDQPKDDHFENDAAIGEHPTQAGVCMSTHPQAKKAKSAYTRFEVLERFAGYSLVRAFPQTGRLHQIRVHLADLGYPIIADDFYGNDERLETDRQLISRQALHAEQIEFAHPVTGLKMKISAGAPDDFHQALKRLRSA